From the genome of Solidesulfovibrio carbinolicus, one region includes:
- a CDS encoding GAK system ATP-grasp enzyme encodes MKKIGVVGIPGGWSTLRLLDALEARTGFRLCIDMAEVRLDLETGKAFYKDTDLTSLDGLIVKKIAPSYTPDALDRMEILRFLHSGGLPVFSNPDSMFRLIDRLSGTAVLRRGGIPMPPTTVTEDVSEAAAAVSDYGRAVFKPLYSSKARGMTVIEEGPEMHEEIADYKAAGNRVMYIQQMVSHAGGHLDLGVSFLGGQYLATYARQGSGNSWDTTTRTGGRYVPHNPSDEIIELARKAQNLFPGMAFTCVDVVETPSGAAIYEVSAFGGFRGLLDACGLDAAAAYADYVLKEIA; translated from the coding sequence ATGAAAAAGATTGGCGTGGTGGGCATCCCCGGCGGCTGGTCCACCCTGCGTTTGCTGGACGCCCTGGAAGCCCGCACCGGCTTTCGCCTGTGCATCGACATGGCCGAAGTGCGCCTGGACCTGGAAACGGGCAAGGCCTTTTATAAGGACACCGACCTCACCAGCCTCGATGGGCTCATCGTCAAAAAGATCGCCCCGTCCTACACCCCCGACGCCTTGGACCGCATGGAGATCCTGCGCTTTCTCCATTCCGGCGGGCTGCCGGTCTTTTCCAACCCGGACAGCATGTTTCGGCTTATTGATCGCTTAAGCGGCACGGCCGTGCTGCGCCGGGGCGGCATCCCCATGCCGCCGACCACCGTCACCGAGGACGTCAGCGAAGCCGCCGCCGCCGTCTCGGACTACGGCCGGGCCGTGTTCAAGCCGCTGTACAGCTCCAAGGCCCGGGGCATGACCGTCATTGAGGAAGGCCCGGAAATGCATGAGGAGATCGCCGATTACAAGGCCGCCGGCAACCGGGTCATGTACATCCAGCAGATGGTCTCCCACGCCGGCGGGCATCTTGATCTCGGGGTGTCGTTTTTGGGCGGCCAGTATCTGGCCACCTACGCCCGCCAGGGCAGCGGCAATTCCTGGGACACCACCACCCGCACCGGCGGCCGCTACGTGCCCCATAATCCATCGGACGAGATCATCGAACTGGCCCGCAAGGCCCAAAACCTCTTCCCGGGCATGGCCTTCACCTGCGTGGACGTGGTGGAAACCCCATCCGGCGCGGCCATCTACGAAGTCTCGGCCTTCGGCGGCTTCCGGGGACTCCTCGACGCCTGCGGCCTGGACGCGGCTGCGGCCTACGCCGACTATGTCCTCAAGGAGATCGCATGA
- a CDS encoding PhoU domain-containing protein, whose amino-acid sequence MLEIERNFKFLLVEIERQIAGTIEVLKHRDEKAIAKIEARDDYIDNLKSVIENACFATLHGETRPTAPEVARIRAFHIIGSNLERVGDHAVNVVRQTRHYDDPRCLLRYDYKPFFQEIQNALGWMPKAVLERDMAAALKICRCELHLDRLYKQEFDRIRDELRTGFNTGDLLTTLFIFRYLERMGDALLNVGEAAIFAITGDKFKIRQFTALNDILAASGHENPLSDVEFASIWGTRSGCRIGRIQERGGEGDCHKEVIFKDGDTGKLRQEAANFARWESLMPGLAPHLEAFREGEKTSSMLIELLPGQTIQDLSLSGDRKLLSRAVAAQCRTAGELWEKTLTPGPRPIGYSKQLRARLPEVLTVHPGFRVKRKAIGAFPLPSLDEIIDAAEAVERTLAAPYSVLIHGDYNTNNILYDPAEDRIHYIDLHRSADADLVQDVSVYMVSNFRLPIFDKARRGVLSAVILEMRRFAAAFAAKHGDTTFDIRLALGLGRSLITSTRFELSERFARLMFHRGVFLLQRVAAHDGDPADFKLPVDALCY is encoded by the coding sequence ATGCTTGAGATCGAGCGCAATTTCAAATTCCTGCTCGTGGAGATCGAGCGACAGATCGCCGGCACCATCGAAGTCCTCAAGCATCGTGACGAAAAGGCCATCGCCAAGATCGAGGCCCGCGACGACTATATCGACAACTTGAAAAGCGTGATCGAAAACGCCTGCTTCGCCACCCTGCACGGCGAAACCCGGCCCACCGCCCCGGAAGTGGCCCGCATCCGGGCGTTTCACATCATCGGCAGCAACCTCGAACGGGTGGGCGACCATGCCGTCAACGTGGTGCGCCAAACGCGCCACTACGACGATCCAAGATGCCTGCTGCGCTACGACTACAAGCCGTTTTTCCAGGAAATCCAGAATGCCCTGGGCTGGATGCCAAAGGCGGTGCTGGAACGCGACATGGCCGCGGCGCTGAAAATCTGCCGCTGCGAGCTGCATCTCGACCGGCTCTACAAGCAGGAGTTCGACCGCATCCGCGACGAACTGCGCACGGGCTTCAACACCGGCGACCTGCTCACCACCCTGTTTATCTTCCGCTATCTCGAACGCATGGGCGACGCCCTGCTCAACGTCGGCGAAGCCGCCATCTTCGCCATCACCGGCGACAAATTCAAAATCCGCCAGTTCACCGCCTTAAACGACATTCTGGCCGCCTCCGGCCACGAAAACCCGCTGTCCGATGTGGAATTCGCCTCCATCTGGGGCACCCGCTCAGGCTGCCGCATCGGCCGGATTCAGGAACGCGGCGGCGAAGGCGACTGCCACAAGGAAGTCATCTTCAAGGACGGCGACACGGGCAAGCTGCGCCAGGAAGCCGCCAACTTCGCCCGCTGGGAGTCCCTCATGCCGGGCCTGGCTCCGCATCTGGAAGCCTTTCGCGAAGGGGAAAAGACCAGCTCCATGCTCATCGAGCTCTTGCCCGGCCAGACCATCCAGGACCTGTCGCTCTCCGGCGACCGCAAGCTGCTCTCCCGGGCCGTGGCCGCCCAGTGCCGCACCGCCGGGGAACTCTGGGAAAAAACCCTGACCCCCGGCCCCCGCCCCATCGGCTACAGCAAGCAGTTGCGCGCCCGCCTGCCCGAGGTGCTCACCGTGCACCCGGGCTTTCGGGTCAAGCGCAAGGCCATCGGCGCTTTTCCCTTGCCGTCCCTGGACGAAATCATCGACGCCGCCGAGGCCGTGGAGCGCACCCTTGCCGCGCCCTACAGCGTGCTGATCCACGGCGACTACAACACCAACAACATCCTCTATGATCCGGCCGAGGACCGCATCCACTACATCGACCTGCACCGATCGGCCGACGCCGACCTGGTGCAGGACGTCTCGGTGTACATGGTCTCCAACTTCCGCCTGCCCATCTTCGACAAGGCCCGGCGCGGCGTCCTTTCCGCCGTCATCCTGGAGATGCGCCGCTTTGCCGCCGCTTTTGCCGCCAAGCATGGCGACACGACCTTCGACATCCGGCTGGCCCTTGGCCTTGGCCGGTCACTTATTACTTCGACCCGATTCGAACTGAGCGAGCGTTTCGCCCGGCTCATGTTCCACCGGGGCGTCTTTTTGCTGCAGCGCGTGGCCGCCCATGACGGCGACCCAGCGGACTTCAAGCTGCCCGTCGACGCCCTGTGCTACTGA
- a CDS encoding amphi-Trp domain-containing protein, translating into MNKLFKYDGLQQPDVIAAYLEAVRDGFATGEITLSQGEDVLRLIPKGLVAVTVEGKAKGEDRKLKLTFRWKEREQECSAPLLITARDEDDA; encoded by the coding sequence GTGAACAAGCTTTTCAAATACGACGGATTGCAGCAGCCCGACGTCATCGCCGCCTATCTGGAGGCCGTGCGCGACGGGTTCGCCACGGGAGAGATCACCCTGTCCCAGGGCGAGGACGTGCTGCGCCTTATCCCCAAGGGGTTGGTGGCCGTCACCGTGGAAGGCAAGGCCAAGGGCGAGGACCGCAAACTCAAGCTGACCTTCCGCTGGAAGGAGCGCGAACAGGAATGTTCCGCCCCACTGCTCATCACTGCCCGGGACGAAGACGATGCTTGA
- a CDS encoding Nif11-like leader peptide family natural product precursor gives MSQEAIDQFLAWLQADKDRLLLVGGLPLDELAAHAAAHGFIFTVEELKARQALVHLVEGT, from the coding sequence ATGAGTCAGGAAGCCATCGATCAATTTCTGGCCTGGTTGCAGGCCGACAAGGACCGGCTGCTCCTGGTCGGCGGCCTGCCCCTTGATGAACTGGCGGCCCACGCCGCCGCCCACGGGTTTATTTTCACCGTGGAGGAACTCAAGGCCAGGCAGGCCCTGGTGCATCTGGTGGAAGGCACCTAG
- a CDS encoding inorganic phosphate transporter yields MLQSLASLDGHSLILLCLSLGIALAFEFVNGFHDTANAVATVIYTKALRATTAVVLSGICNFLGVLLGGIAVAYSIVHLLPVDLLVSVNSNLGLAMVFSLLVSAILWNFGTWYLGLPASSSHTLIGAILGVGLANAVREGLPAGAGVNWHKAVEVGLSLFISPIIGFVLAGGLLLLLQRLLKNPALHRPPQGDAPPPPAMRAALILSGLGVSLAHGSNDGQKGVGLIMLILIGILPGVYSLDADLSPGETAMVRQAAARFTDYFDAHRLEIDKAYANGSIRELPEKSSAVSCDVRGAVAASEDIQRQLALYDSIAAIPAGERWELRTDILCLDDAARIMQGLSGSAAERAEIEQLRETLRRPTEYAPDWVIMAVSLALGVGTMVGWKRIVVTIGEKIGKTKLSYAQGASAQIVAMATIGLADGLGLPVSTTHVLSSGVAGTMAAHKSGLQMRTLRSIAMAWVFTLPAAMLLGAGFFFLFTAWL; encoded by the coding sequence ATGTTGCAGTCCCTTGCCAGCCTTGACGGCCATTCCCTGATCCTGTTGTGCCTGTCCCTGGGAATCGCCCTGGCGTTTGAATTCGTCAACGGTTTTCACGACACGGCCAACGCCGTGGCCACGGTGATCTACACCAAGGCGCTTCGGGCCACCACGGCTGTCGTCCTGTCGGGCATCTGCAATTTCCTCGGCGTGCTGCTTGGCGGCATCGCCGTGGCCTATTCCATCGTCCATCTGCTGCCGGTGGACCTGCTCGTGTCGGTCAACTCCAACCTCGGGTTGGCCATGGTCTTTTCCCTGCTCGTCTCGGCCATCCTGTGGAACTTCGGCACCTGGTACCTGGGGCTGCCGGCGTCGAGTTCCCACACGCTCATCGGCGCAATCCTGGGCGTGGGGCTGGCCAACGCCGTACGCGAAGGCCTGCCGGCCGGGGCCGGGGTCAACTGGCACAAGGCCGTCGAAGTCGGCTTGTCGCTATTCATCTCGCCCATCATCGGCTTTGTCCTGGCCGGCGGGCTGCTGCTTTTGCTGCAACGACTGCTCAAAAATCCGGCCCTGCATCGGCCGCCTCAAGGCGACGCGCCGCCGCCGCCGGCCATGCGGGCGGCGCTGATCCTCTCGGGCCTGGGCGTAAGCCTGGCCCATGGCTCCAACGACGGCCAGAAGGGGGTGGGCCTTATCATGCTTATCCTCATCGGCATTCTGCCCGGGGTCTATTCCCTGGACGCCGACCTGTCGCCCGGCGAGACGGCCATGGTGCGCCAGGCGGCGGCCCGGTTCACCGACTATTTCGACGCCCACCGGCTGGAGATCGACAAGGCCTATGCCAATGGCTCCATCCGGGAGCTGCCCGAGAAATCTTCAGCCGTGAGCTGCGACGTGCGCGGGGCCGTGGCCGCCTCGGAAGACATCCAGCGCCAGCTGGCCCTGTATGATTCCATTGCCGCCATCCCGGCCGGGGAACGCTGGGAGCTGCGCACCGACATCCTGTGCCTGGACGACGCCGCCCGGATCATGCAGGGGCTTTCGGGCAGCGCCGCCGAGCGGGCCGAAATCGAGCAACTGCGCGAAACATTGCGCCGGCCTACAGAATACGCCCCGGATTGGGTCATCATGGCCGTGTCCCTGGCCCTTGGCGTGGGCACCATGGTCGGTTGGAAGCGCATCGTGGTCACCATCGGCGAGAAGATCGGCAAGACCAAGCTCAGCTATGCCCAGGGCGCGTCGGCCCAGATCGTGGCCATGGCCACCATCGGCCTGGCCGACGGCCTGGGGCTGCCGGTGTCCACCACCCATGTGCTGTCCTCGGGCGTGGCCGGGACCATGGCCGCCCACAAAAGCGGCCTGCAGATGCGCACCCTGCGCTCCATCGCCATGGCCTGGGTGTTCACCCTGCCGGCGGCCATGCTGCTGGGGGCCGGGTTCTTTTTCCTCTTCACGGCCTGGCTGTAG